CGAGCTCACGCCGGTTCCTGGCGGCGAGCCTCGCTCAGCTCGGCCGGCTCGACGAGGCGCGCGCGGAGGCTGAACTTTTCCTGGTTGGCAATCCGGATTTCAGCATCGGCCACTGGGCCGCTATGGAGCCGTTCCGCGATGCGGCGATGCGCGAGCGCTTCGTCGCGGGCTTCCGCAGGGCCGGCCTTCCGGAATGATGCGGCCTGGCTCTGCCCATCCGAGCCGAGGGGTCTCAGATCGGGCCTTCTGGAACCAGTTGGACCGCATGCCGTTGGTCTCCCGCTTATCGCAGCAAAACCCGAACGCGAGGCGACGATGAAACTCTCCGGCGGCTGCAATTGCGGGCAGGTCCGCTACGAGCTCGACGGCGAGCCGGTCCGTATCGGCATCTGCCATTGCGAGACCTGCCGGAAAAGTTCGGGCTCGGCCTTCTCCTTCTTCGGGATCTGGCCCAGAACCAATGCAACCCTGTCGGGCGAGCTCGGCTGCTGGCAGGGCCGGGCGGGAGGCGAGCGCTTCTGCCCGACCTGCGGCTCACCGCTTTTTTGTTGGGCGGACGATTCCGACGAGATCGAGATCAGGCTCGGCACATTGGACAGCCCACCAAGTGCGCTCGTACCGGCCTATGAGCTCTGGGCTATCCGTCGGGAACCCTGGCTGGCACATCAGAAGGGCGCCGAGCAGCATACGCGCGATCGCGAGAAGCTTGGCGCCTGAGCCCGGAGCATTTTCGAGCGAAGTGGATACCGGTTCGCGTGAAGAAAATGCGATATAACAGGACGTCAGAAGCTCTCGGCGTCGACGCCGTGGACCTTGGCGGCCGCGACGATCTGCGACCAGGTCTCGGCGTCGAGCGGGATGCCGTCGCGCTCGCGCTCGATCCTCATAGCGCGCTCCTTGTCGCCGGGCGCCAGCACGGGCTGCGATGGATCCAGCGGTGCGGCGGCGCGCACGAAGGTGAGGTAGCTCTCGATCCGCTGCTGGCGCAGGTCCGCATCCGGCTCGAGCCGGGCCGGATCGATCAGCACACCGAACAGCGAGTTGATGATCCAGCTCTTGTGCGGCTTCTCGTCGATGCGTGCGGCGCCCATCAGTCCGGCCGAGAGCAGTTCGGCGATCAGCGAGAGGCCGGCGCCCTTGTGGTCACCGAAGGGCAGGAGCGCACCGAGCGGCAGGTCCGGCTGCAGGAAGACATGCCTCGGCTCGGTGGTCGGGCGGCCCTCGCCATCGATGATGTAGCCTTCCGGCACGTCGACGCCCTTGTTGAGTGCGACGCGCGCCTTGCCATGCGCCATGCGGCTGGTGGCGAAGTCGAGGATCAGCGGCTCGCCGCTCGGAACCGGAAGGCCGATCGAGATCGGGTTGGTGCCGAAGCGCGCCTCCCTGGCAGCGAAGGGCGCGACGATCGGCGGCCGGCCGGCGACATTGACCCAGAAGATCGAGATCAGCCCGGCTGCTGCCACGACTTCGGAATAATGACCGATGCGGCCGATATGGTGGGAATCGAGCAGGTTGAGCACGGCGACGCCGCCGGCTTGCGCGATCGTGATGGCACGGTCGACGGCGTTCCGGGCGGTGGGCTGGCCGAGCGCGACATTGCCGTCGGCGATCAGGAAGGGGCCCGCCTCACTGCGGATGCTGAGCTTGGCCTGCGGCGTCAGATTTCCGTCGGCGAGCGAGTTGAAATAGAGCGGCAGCATGCCGATGCCGTGGCTGTCATGACCGCTGAGATTGGCGAGCACCAGATGTTCGGCCGTCTCGTTGGCTTCATCCTCGCTCCAGCCGGCGGCGGTGATCATGGCCCGGGTGAGGGCGCGAAGCGCGTCGGGCCGATGCAGACGGTAGGAGGTCATGGCTCTCTGTCGGATGTTTCGACGGTTCCGGCAGAGTGCACGGGCCCGCGCTGCATGCAATGCGCAGCAGCAAATGGTGCCATCCCGGCCGGTGCATCTCGACGTTGCGCTCACCAATCCTTATGTTGCTGTCAGCAATCCTGTTTTCACCGGACCTTGAATCCGGTCGAGGAGGGACGAGGATGTTTTCGATACCTGGCCTCAAGGTGGTCTCGCTGACCGATGCCGCCGCCGCCCGCATTCGCGCCGTCATGGCGCAGTCGGGGCGTGACGATCCCGATGCGCCCGCGCTCGGCTTGCGCGTCGGCGTCAAGAAGGGCGGCTGCGCCGGCATGGAATACACCTTCGAGGTCGCTCGCGCGGTCGAGAAGGGCGACGAGGTCGTGACCGAGAAGGACGCGACGGTGATCGTTGATGCCAAGGCGGTGCTGTTCCTGCTCGGCACTGAGCTCGATTTCAAGAGCGACCGCTTCTCCTCG
This sequence is a window from Bosea vestrisii. Protein-coding genes within it:
- a CDS encoding GFA family protein, with translation MKLSGGCNCGQVRYELDGEPVRIGICHCETCRKSSGSAFSFFGIWPRTNATLSGELGCWQGRAGGERFCPTCGSPLFCWADDSDEIEIRLGTLDSPPSALVPAYELWAIRREPWLAHQKGAEQHTRDREKLGA
- a CDS encoding malate/lactate/ureidoglycolate dehydrogenase, which gives rise to MTSYRLHRPDALRALTRAMITAAGWSEDEANETAEHLVLANLSGHDSHGIGMLPLYFNSLADGNLTPQAKLSIRSEAGPFLIADGNVALGQPTARNAVDRAITIAQAGGVAVLNLLDSHHIGRIGHYSEVVAAAGLISIFWVNVAGRPPIVAPFAAREARFGTNPISIGLPVPSGEPLILDFATSRMAHGKARVALNKGVDVPEGYIIDGEGRPTTEPRHVFLQPDLPLGALLPFGDHKGAGLSLIAELLSAGLMGAARIDEKPHKSWIINSLFGVLIDPARLEPDADLRQQRIESYLTFVRAAAPLDPSQPVLAPGDKERAMRIERERDGIPLDAETWSQIVAAAKVHGVDAESF
- a CDS encoding HesB/IscA family protein, whose protein sequence is MFSIPGLKVVSLTDAAAARIRAVMAQSGRDDPDAPALGLRVGVKKGGCAGMEYTFEVARAVEKGDEVVTEKDATVIVDAKAVLFLLGTELDFKSDRFSSTFVFNNPNQVSACGCGESVEIKPRAENALAAQ